The following are from one region of the Sorghum bicolor cultivar BTx623 chromosome 2, Sorghum_bicolor_NCBIv3, whole genome shotgun sequence genome:
- the LOC8063746 gene encoding fatty acyl-CoA reductase 1, producing the protein MEHAGVAERLHGKTVLITGATGFIAKLLVEKILRLQPRVKRLYLLVRARDQDSATERVRSEIMQLQIFLSLREKYQNHFTSWFWDKIFPVAGDVSLNNLGIGNVHLAEDIVKETNIIIHMAAAVNFRERYDTALAINTMGMKHLLDVALRCVKLELVLLVSTAYVNSKKSGVVLEKPLQQYRSYDGQSELDISEEIAFAEAKLEELVCSSASEDAIRHTMKKIGTERARKFGWMNTYVFTKAMAEMLAYEHRSRLPIFIIRPTSTTSTLMEPFPGWIEGIKTIDVWVTNYGMGHLKFLPGDVTTIMDIVPADIVVNAMLCIISCHPQGPLDLIYHIGSSMRNPLKIGDLLHAMFRYFLEKPFVGAEGEVIKVKQLVVPATMDSFYEHMDIHYKMPLEDMVRRGLSTTGEQDRYNHLKREYNFTVAVAEVFQAGTFFKRRFDDSNMQRLITFLNERDRELIPCDSKFINWKKYLMEIHFPSVMECESREATRARL; encoded by the exons ATGGAACACGCCGGGGTCGCGGAGCGCCTTCACGGCAAGACGGTCCTCATCACGGGCGCCACCGGATTCATAGCGAAAC TTCTTGTAGAGAAGATCCTGCGGCTGCAGCCGCGGGTGAAGCGGCTGTACCTCCTCGTGCGCGCCCGTGACCAGGATTCAGCAACGGAGCGAGTCCGCTCAGAG ATTATGCAGCTTCAGATATTCCTCTCTTTGCGAGAGAAGTACCAAAACCATTTCACTTCATGGTTCTGGGACAAGATCTTCCCCGTGGCAGGAGATGTCTCATTGAACAATTTGGGTATAGGGAATGTTCATCTTGCTGAAGATATAGTGAAAGAAACAAATATCATCATCCACATGGCTGCTGCAGTTAACTTCAGAGAAAG ATATGATACAGCTTTGGCGATAAACACAATGGGCATGAAGCATCTTCTGGACGTCGCGTTGAGATGTGTAAAGCTAGAGCTCGTTCTTCTTGTGTCAACTG CTTACGTTAACTCGAAGAAATCAGGAGTCGTGCTGGAGAAGCCACTTCAACAGTACAGGAGCTATGATGGCCAATCAGAATTAGATATTTCAGAAGAAATAGCATTTGCAGAGGCGAAGCTGGAAGAGCTAGTTTGCAGCAGTGCTTCAGAAGATGCTATAAGGCACACCATGAAGAAGATTGGGACAGAAAG GGCTCGGAAGTTTGGATGGATGAACACCTATGTTTTTACAAAGGCGATGGCTGAGATGCTGGCATATGAACACAGATCACGGCTCCCAATTTTCATCATCCGCCCAACTTCCACAACAAGCACGTTGATGGAGCCTTTTCCTGGATGGATAGAAGGAATCAA AACAATTGACGTATGGGTTACTAATTATGGTATGGGGCATCTAAAGTTTCTTCCTGGAGATGTCACAACCATCATGGACATT GTACCTGCAGACATTGTGGTCAATGCGATGCTTTGTATCATCAGTTGCCACCCTCAAGGACCATTGGACTTGATTTACCATATTGGTTCTTCCATGCGCAACCCACTAAAGATTGGAGATCTGCTGCATGCAATGTTCAGATACTTCTTGGAGAAACCATTTGTCGGTGCAGAGGGAGAGGTAATCAAGGTGAAGCAGCTGGTTGTGCCAGCAACAATGGACAGCTTCTATGAGCACATGGACATACACTACAAGATGCCTTTGGAG GATATGGTACGCCGTGGATTATCTACCACTGGGGAGCAAGACAGATACAACCATCTCAAGAGAGAGTACAATTTCACAGTGGCTGTTGCAGAAGTGTTTCAGGCAGGCACGTTCTTCAAGAGGAG GTTTGATGACTCCAACATGCAGAGGCTTATCACGTTTCTGAACGAAAGAGACAGAGAACTGATCCCCTGTGATAGCAAGTTCATTAATTGGAAGAAGTACCTCATGGAAATCCACTTCCCTAGTGTCATGGAATGTGAATCAAGGGAAGCAACAAGGGCTAGGCTTTAA
- the LOC8063747 gene encoding uncharacterized protein LOC8063747 isoform X2 gives MEHLFMQAFKSKDRVAAQAQHHVDSYSRILACNLLAAGHQPPEWLLPSSALPQDLNGKPIVLTGRQITTPAIDRTVFLPLAVPNTLSTQSGDQNVHDAYPDTNCTALGTTNQHEEQQQEQALLTQQLTEFCTAPKLFSRIQRSRSRQKHIEDRLHGGDRAAKSGSCDDVQDGMHKSNLKTVGSSRAAASSSSVPCDDVPNRAETTSGSGQGGGFCAIQGKATDFLKCDNNPEDQGVKLDSFPPLIVENKIICSGSNVGVSNNCAIRDSLDVLLPDFSKPITADSVCHRIPETHLLVEPKILQFDVAESVCMNPSSEQTCQQQESGLERLDLAFTNPSSEDPSTSSQGPHSMGRLLLNHVRSGHLNHDSASVEQHHNYTSECGHHDLTSMPSPNKKPSLTFSADALNSMGEPLLHKNTEHIPETNSLGKAYPKGIVDTDKPKSHVSPPCSGPLQLPTQLADARFAAHTSPGTSLSSLLGVDGCNHLSNLQKNDTNSRCSKGRSAVSLELLPPHNFISTDACQSTHLSYGAQSNNKHSSGAVAAVDASKSADSELSREQYLLVRPSLEFKGSISDVGTPLGHPPLGMQNEMLKADQVFDSVNRSSGKLGDDAHVSKAYGGSADNRKSESVVPKFSLISSSGTRNMQVTERNVVASSGKNNGKLRQGKEQETPHAKDDVQVITDSCTAENIEKMKSPCKSESCDKNKRQEDRGHAQKKSAADGVQINEGMSSKRKRIKCQDTVLPNSQDTNPLSPNHQDGIGTHVVTAEEISMETQPSGHSFLRRSGFDDFMLLKSEIKNDVMNHSISVASDVQQNEKCSPKLRDKFSLSEVALCNSSSAKDLSPNFNSGISSRNVVEEMDLQNCQVQNIFDVAASSPLASSSMELCSQEENTYLQGEGLSVANSDVEHPRRAPQVDETLSQSVTLNPANYCSTDSTNIFPSYALDQHGKQEFAPVALFHEKLSYASDVEVDRKFVSEYLSGCLLSDDTTPRQKDDDSVEFNDAMPQFESFDFSLPLDSSSTEESKFGSIHDSRQFGTFNSNTSNKYKMSTVSGMHQLLATMSGKAANCLFNDDGRQHSESIDGRITDIFGSSGLGHKASFITSDVVASCSSNAANKQDNGETPLTPSVEKYCQGKLSEKNGSVSQHMGSIPELLCFRIDEDSDIAEENDYREILRGSVGNQGQSGREALQDITGLCQGIGNSTSYSIGMIVDTGDTDMTVETCSSELNHHPDLRNDGDNKKPKESCASLLKKGGKMSHSLHNRLSKRETRQSEANPGKRSKPSNIVANVASFIPLVKPKVQPTVCVKKDVRVKALEAAEAAKRLEEKKQNEREIRKAAAKLEREKLKQEKELKQKQEEEQKKKRGADVATRKRQRDEEERREKERKKKCIEEARKQQKRPMERKHANTGKEAHPEAHDNKELQKNLAEAVRVPVKFDEMTGLGGKATNSNNEMVVITDERPAIFGSHCQENIPNSIEESYIMTPYKDSDDEDDDFEHKEESRRRRKLVPSWARGENLENILLSNYVLDARKIFARKCFSNLSETCPVQIPQRGFR, from the exons ATGGAGCACCTGTTCATGCAGGCCTTCAAGAGCAAGGACCGGGTGGCCGCGCAGGCGCAGCACCACGTCGACTCCTACTCCAGGATCCTCGCCTGCAACCTCCTCGCCGCCGGTCACCAGCCCCCGGAATGGCTCCTCCCTTCCTCCGCCCTGCCCCAAG ATCTGAATGGCAAACCAATTGTTCTGACTGGAAGACAGATTACAACACCAGCCATCGACAGGACCGTCTTTCTGCCTCTAGCTGTTCCTAACACTTTGTCCACACAGTCAGGGGATCAAAATGTACATGATGCCTACCCAGACACTAATTGCACTGCTCTTGGTACTACTAACCAACATGAAGAGCAGCAGCAAGAGCAGGCTTTGCTTACCCAGCAGCTTACTGAGTTTTGCACTGCACCCAAATTGTTTTCAAGGATTCAGCGTTCCAGGTCAAGGCAAAAGCATATTGAAGATCGCCTACATGGAGGAGATCGAGCTGCAAAGAGTGGAAGCTGTGATGATGTGCAAGATGGGATGCATAAGTCTAACCTTAAGACTGTCGGGTCAAGCAGAGCTGCTGCATCATCATCTTCTGTGCCATGTGATGATGTCCCAAACCGTGCTGAAACAACATCAGGTTCAGGTCAGGGTGGTGGTTTTTGTGCCATTCAAGGGAAGGCAACTGACTTCTTGAAGTGCGACAACAATCCTGAAGAccaaggagttaagttagataGTTTCCCACCGCTGATTGTAGAGAACAAGATTATCTGTTCTGGTAGCAATGTCGGGGTCAGTAACAACTGTGCTATTAGAGATTCACTGGATGTGCTACTTCCAGATTTCTCTAAGCCAATCACTGCAGATAGTGTGTGCCATCGAATTCCTGAAACTCACTTACTGGTTGAGCCAAAAATTCTTCAATTTGATGTTGCTGAATCAGTTTGTATGAATCCTTCCAGTGAACAAACATGTCAGCAACAGGAATCTGGTCTAGAAAGGCTTGATCTTGCTTTTACAAATCCGTCAAGTGAAGACCCATCTACCAGCTCTCAGGGGCCTCATTCTATGGGAAGGTTGTTGCTTAATCATGTTAGGTCAGGGCATTTGAACCATGACAGTGCATCAGTGGAGCAGCACCACAACTATACTTCAGAATGCGGCCATCATGATCTTACTAGTATGCCTTCTCCAAATAAGAAACCATCTCTGACGTTTTCTGCTGATGCACTGAATTCTATGGGTGAACCATTACTTCATAAGAATACAGAACATATTCCTGAAACCAATTCTTTGGGAAAAGCATACCCTaag GGTATTGTGGATACTGACAAACCGAAATCTCATGTCTCACCTCCATGCAGTGGACCTCTGCAGCTACCTACCCAACTAGCTGATGCAAGGTTTGCGGCTCATACATCACCAGGAACATCACTGAGCAGTTTGTTAGGGGTGGATGGGTGTAATCACCTttcaaatttgcaaaaaaaTGACACAAATAGCCGATGCTCCAAAGGCAGATCTGCTGTAAGCCTAGAGCTGCTTCCACCTCATAATTTTATTTCCACTGATGCTTGTCAATCAACGCACTTGTCTTATGGAGCACAAAGTAACAACAAACATTCCAGTGGTGCTGTTGCTGCTGTGGATGCCTCTAAATCTGCAGATAGTGAGTTATCTCGGGAACAGTATTTATTGGTCAGACCATCTTTGGAATTTAAAGGAAGTATTTCCGATGTGGGAACTCCCTTGGGCCATCCTCCTCTGGGCATGCAAAATGAGATGCTCAAAGCAGACCAAGTATTCGACTCAGTCAATCGCTCTTCAGGAAAATTgggtgatgatgctcatgtcagcaaagcctatggtggttCTGCTGATAACAGAAAGAGCGAATCTGTGGTTCCAAAATTTAGCCTGATTAGTTCATCTGGAACCAGAAATATGCAAGTAACAGAGAGGAATGTTGTCGCTTCATCAGGAAAAAACAATGGAAAACTGCGACAAG GAAAAGAACAAGAGACTCCTCATGCTAAGGATGATGTGCAAGTAATTACTGATTCATGCACAGCCGAAAacattgagaaaatgaagtctCCATGTAAGTCAGAATCATGTGACAAGAACAAGCGCCAGGAGGATAGAGGACATGCTCAGAAGAAGTCAGCTGCAGATGGTGTCCAGATTAATGAGGGTATGTCATCCAAAAGAAAACGAATAAAGTGCCAAGACACTGTGCTTCCCAATTCTCAAGACACAAATCCATTATCTCCAAATCACCAAGATGGTATTGGCACCCATGTGGTAACTGCAGAAGAAATCTCAATGGAAACACAACCTTCTGGTCATTCCTTCCTAAGAAGATCAGGATTTGATGACTTCATGCTTCTCAAGTCTGAGATAAAGAATGATGTAATGAACCACAGTATTTCAGTTGCAAGTGATGTTCAACAAAATGAGAAATGTTCTCCCAAGCTAAGAGATAAATTCAGCCTATCCGAGGTTGCTCTCTGTAACTCTTCTAGTGCAAAGGATTTATCACCTAATTTTAATAGTGGTATCAGCAGCAGGAATGTAGTTGAAGAAATGGACCTCCAAAACTGTCAAGTACAAAATATTTTTGATGTTGCTGCAAGTTCTCCATTGGCTAGCAGCTCCATGGAACTCTGCAGTCAAGAG GAAAATACTTACTTACAAGGTGAGGGCTTAAGTGTTGCTAATTCCGATGTGGAACATCCGCGGAGGGCTCCTCAGGTGGATGAAACATTGTCTCAGAGTGTGACATTGAATCCAGCAAATTATTGCAGCACTGATTCAACAAATATATTCCCGAGTTATGCATTGGATCAACATGGTAAACAGGAATTTGCTCCAGTTGCATTGTTTCATGAGAAATTAAGTTATGCCTCTGACGTGGAAGTTGATAGGAAATTTGTAAGTGAATATCTATCAGGATGTTTGCTATCTGATGATACTACCCCAAGGCAAAAGGATGATGACTCTGTGGAATTTAATGATGCAATGCCACAATTTGAGAGCTTTGATTTTTCTCTTCCATTGGATAGCTCAAGTACTGAAGAAAGTAAGTTTGGGAGCATTCATGATTCCAGACAATTTGGTACATTTAATTCTAATACCTCTAATAAATATAAGATGAGCACAGTAAGTGGCATGCATCAGCTATTGGCAACTATGTCAGGGAAAGCTGCAAACTGTTTGTTTAATGATGATGGAAGACAACACAGTGAAAGTATTGATGGCAGAATAACAGATATTTTTGGTTCAAGTGGATTGGGACATAAGGCTTCTTTCATTACTTCTGATGTTGTAGCCTCATGTTCCTCAAATGCTGCAAACAAACAGGATAATGGTGAAACTCCATTGACCCCTTCTGTTGAAAAGTATTGTCAGGGGAAACTTTCAGAAAAAAATGGATCTGTTTCACAGCATATGGGTTCAATTCCTGAGCTTTTGTGCTTCCGAATTGATGAAGACAGTGACATTGCAGAAGAAAATGATTACCGAGAGATATTACGTGGATCTGTAGGCAACCAGGGGCAATCTGGAAGAGAAGCTCTTCAGGATATCACTGGACTATGTCAAGGCATTGGGAATTCTACCTCTTATTCGATAGGTATGATTGTGGATACAGGTGACACAGACATGACTGTAGAAACTTGCAGCAGCGAACTCAATCATCATCCAGATCTTaggaatgatggtgataacaagaaGCCTAAAGAAAGTTGTGCGTCTTTATTAAAAAAAggagggaaaatgtctcattccCTCCATAACAGATTAAGCAAGAGAGAAACAAGACAGAGTGAAGCAAATCCTGGCAAGCGCTCTAAGCCTAGCAATATTGTTGCTAATGTGGCATCTTTTATACCTCTTGTGAAGCCAAAGGTGCAACCAACAGTATGCG TGAAAAAAGATGTTAGAGTGAAGGCACTTGAGGCAGCTGAAGCTGCAAAACGTCTTGaagaaaagaaacaaaatgAACGAGAAATACGCAAAGCAGCAGCAAAATTAGAGCGTGAGAAACTGAAGCAAGAGAAAGAACTAAAGCAAAAACAGGAAGAGGAACAGAAGAAGAAAAGAGGTGCCGATGTGGCAACAAGGAAGAGGCAGAGGGATGAGGAGGAAAGGAGGGAAAAGGAGAGAAAAAAGAAATGCATTGAAGAAGCTCGAAAACAACAGAAGCGACCTATGGAAAGAAAGCATGCCAACACTGGGAAAGAAGCTCATCCAGAAGCTCAT GATAATAAGGAGCTGCAGAAGAATTTGGCTGAAGCGGTGAGAGTCCCAGTAAAATTTGATGAAATGACAGGTCTTGGAGGAAAGGCCACTAACAGTAACAATGAAATGGTTGTGATAACCGATGAGAGGCcagcaatttttggatctcattgTCAGGAAAATATCCCAAACAGTATTGAGGAG TCATACATAATGACTCCATATAAGGATTCTGATGATGAGGATGATGATTTTGAACATAAAGAAGAATCAAGGCGTAGAAGGAAATTGGTTCCTTCATGGGCTCG GGGAGAAAACTTGGAAAACAtcttattatccaattatgtttTGGATGCTAGAAAAATCTTTGCACGAAAATGCTTCTCTAATCTCTCTGAAA CTTGTCCTGTCCAGATTCCACAACGTGGGTTCAGATGA
- the LOC8063747 gene encoding uncharacterized protein LOC8063747 isoform X1: protein MEHLFMQAFKSKDRVAAQAQHHVDSYSRILACNLLAAGHQPPEWLLPSSALPQDLNGKPIVLTGRQITTPAIDRTVFLPLAVPNTLSTQSGDQNVHDAYPDTNCTALGTTNQHEEQQQEQALLTQQLTEFCTAPKLFSRIQRSRSRQKHIEDRLHGGDRAAKSGSCDDVQDGMHKSNLKTVGSSRAAASSSSVPCDDVPNRAETTSGSGQGGGFCAIQGKATDFLKCDNNPEDQGVKLDSFPPLIVENKIICSGSNVGVSNNCAIRDSLDVLLPDFSKPITADSVCHRIPETHLLVEPKILQFDVAESVCMNPSSEQTCQQQESGLERLDLAFTNPSSEDPSTSSQGPHSMGRLLLNHVRSGHLNHDSASVEQHHNYTSECGHHDLTSMPSPNKKPSLTFSADALNSMGEPLLHKNTEHIPETNSLGKAYPKVSQPLEIDTSKSNGTNCSVVNSLPDNDTLQGIVDTDKPKSHVSPPCSGPLQLPTQLADARFAAHTSPGTSLSSLLGVDGCNHLSNLQKNDTNSRCSKGRSAVSLELLPPHNFISTDACQSTHLSYGAQSNNKHSSGAVAAVDASKSADSELSREQYLLVRPSLEFKGSISDVGTPLGHPPLGMQNEMLKADQVFDSVNRSSGKLGDDAHVSKAYGGSADNRKSESVVPKFSLISSSGTRNMQVTERNVVASSGKNNGKLRQGKEQETPHAKDDVQVITDSCTAENIEKMKSPCKSESCDKNKRQEDRGHAQKKSAADGVQINEGMSSKRKRIKCQDTVLPNSQDTNPLSPNHQDGIGTHVVTAEEISMETQPSGHSFLRRSGFDDFMLLKSEIKNDVMNHSISVASDVQQNEKCSPKLRDKFSLSEVALCNSSSAKDLSPNFNSGISSRNVVEEMDLQNCQVQNIFDVAASSPLASSSMELCSQEENTYLQGEGLSVANSDVEHPRRAPQVDETLSQSVTLNPANYCSTDSTNIFPSYALDQHGKQEFAPVALFHEKLSYASDVEVDRKFVSEYLSGCLLSDDTTPRQKDDDSVEFNDAMPQFESFDFSLPLDSSSTEESKFGSIHDSRQFGTFNSNTSNKYKMSTVSGMHQLLATMSGKAANCLFNDDGRQHSESIDGRITDIFGSSGLGHKASFITSDVVASCSSNAANKQDNGETPLTPSVEKYCQGKLSEKNGSVSQHMGSIPELLCFRIDEDSDIAEENDYREILRGSVGNQGQSGREALQDITGLCQGIGNSTSYSIGMIVDTGDTDMTVETCSSELNHHPDLRNDGDNKKPKESCASLLKKGGKMSHSLHNRLSKRETRQSEANPGKRSKPSNIVANVASFIPLVKPKVQPTVCVKKDVRVKALEAAEAAKRLEEKKQNEREIRKAAAKLEREKLKQEKELKQKQEEEQKKKRGADVATRKRQRDEEERREKERKKKCIEEARKQQKRPMERKHANTGKEAHPEAHDNKELQKNLAEAVRVPVKFDEMTGLGGKATNSNNEMVVITDERPAIFGSHCQENIPNSIEESYIMTPYKDSDDEDDDFEHKEESRRRRKLVPSWARGENLENILLSNYVLDARKIFARKCFSNLSETCPVQIPQRGFR from the exons ATGGAGCACCTGTTCATGCAGGCCTTCAAGAGCAAGGACCGGGTGGCCGCGCAGGCGCAGCACCACGTCGACTCCTACTCCAGGATCCTCGCCTGCAACCTCCTCGCCGCCGGTCACCAGCCCCCGGAATGGCTCCTCCCTTCCTCCGCCCTGCCCCAAG ATCTGAATGGCAAACCAATTGTTCTGACTGGAAGACAGATTACAACACCAGCCATCGACAGGACCGTCTTTCTGCCTCTAGCTGTTCCTAACACTTTGTCCACACAGTCAGGGGATCAAAATGTACATGATGCCTACCCAGACACTAATTGCACTGCTCTTGGTACTACTAACCAACATGAAGAGCAGCAGCAAGAGCAGGCTTTGCTTACCCAGCAGCTTACTGAGTTTTGCACTGCACCCAAATTGTTTTCAAGGATTCAGCGTTCCAGGTCAAGGCAAAAGCATATTGAAGATCGCCTACATGGAGGAGATCGAGCTGCAAAGAGTGGAAGCTGTGATGATGTGCAAGATGGGATGCATAAGTCTAACCTTAAGACTGTCGGGTCAAGCAGAGCTGCTGCATCATCATCTTCTGTGCCATGTGATGATGTCCCAAACCGTGCTGAAACAACATCAGGTTCAGGTCAGGGTGGTGGTTTTTGTGCCATTCAAGGGAAGGCAACTGACTTCTTGAAGTGCGACAACAATCCTGAAGAccaaggagttaagttagataGTTTCCCACCGCTGATTGTAGAGAACAAGATTATCTGTTCTGGTAGCAATGTCGGGGTCAGTAACAACTGTGCTATTAGAGATTCACTGGATGTGCTACTTCCAGATTTCTCTAAGCCAATCACTGCAGATAGTGTGTGCCATCGAATTCCTGAAACTCACTTACTGGTTGAGCCAAAAATTCTTCAATTTGATGTTGCTGAATCAGTTTGTATGAATCCTTCCAGTGAACAAACATGTCAGCAACAGGAATCTGGTCTAGAAAGGCTTGATCTTGCTTTTACAAATCCGTCAAGTGAAGACCCATCTACCAGCTCTCAGGGGCCTCATTCTATGGGAAGGTTGTTGCTTAATCATGTTAGGTCAGGGCATTTGAACCATGACAGTGCATCAGTGGAGCAGCACCACAACTATACTTCAGAATGCGGCCATCATGATCTTACTAGTATGCCTTCTCCAAATAAGAAACCATCTCTGACGTTTTCTGCTGATGCACTGAATTCTATGGGTGAACCATTACTTCATAAGAATACAGAACATATTCCTGAAACCAATTCTTTGGGAAAAGCATACCCTaaggtcagccaaccgcttGAAATAGATACATCGAAGAGTAATGGAACCAATTGTTCTGTGGTCAACTCACTGCCTGATAATGATACACTGCAGGGTATTGTGGATACTGACAAACCGAAATCTCATGTCTCACCTCCATGCAGTGGACCTCTGCAGCTACCTACCCAACTAGCTGATGCAAGGTTTGCGGCTCATACATCACCAGGAACATCACTGAGCAGTTTGTTAGGGGTGGATGGGTGTAATCACCTttcaaatttgcaaaaaaaTGACACAAATAGCCGATGCTCCAAAGGCAGATCTGCTGTAAGCCTAGAGCTGCTTCCACCTCATAATTTTATTTCCACTGATGCTTGTCAATCAACGCACTTGTCTTATGGAGCACAAAGTAACAACAAACATTCCAGTGGTGCTGTTGCTGCTGTGGATGCCTCTAAATCTGCAGATAGTGAGTTATCTCGGGAACAGTATTTATTGGTCAGACCATCTTTGGAATTTAAAGGAAGTATTTCCGATGTGGGAACTCCCTTGGGCCATCCTCCTCTGGGCATGCAAAATGAGATGCTCAAAGCAGACCAAGTATTCGACTCAGTCAATCGCTCTTCAGGAAAATTgggtgatgatgctcatgtcagcaaagcctatggtggttCTGCTGATAACAGAAAGAGCGAATCTGTGGTTCCAAAATTTAGCCTGATTAGTTCATCTGGAACCAGAAATATGCAAGTAACAGAGAGGAATGTTGTCGCTTCATCAGGAAAAAACAATGGAAAACTGCGACAAG GAAAAGAACAAGAGACTCCTCATGCTAAGGATGATGTGCAAGTAATTACTGATTCATGCACAGCCGAAAacattgagaaaatgaagtctCCATGTAAGTCAGAATCATGTGACAAGAACAAGCGCCAGGAGGATAGAGGACATGCTCAGAAGAAGTCAGCTGCAGATGGTGTCCAGATTAATGAGGGTATGTCATCCAAAAGAAAACGAATAAAGTGCCAAGACACTGTGCTTCCCAATTCTCAAGACACAAATCCATTATCTCCAAATCACCAAGATGGTATTGGCACCCATGTGGTAACTGCAGAAGAAATCTCAATGGAAACACAACCTTCTGGTCATTCCTTCCTAAGAAGATCAGGATTTGATGACTTCATGCTTCTCAAGTCTGAGATAAAGAATGATGTAATGAACCACAGTATTTCAGTTGCAAGTGATGTTCAACAAAATGAGAAATGTTCTCCCAAGCTAAGAGATAAATTCAGCCTATCCGAGGTTGCTCTCTGTAACTCTTCTAGTGCAAAGGATTTATCACCTAATTTTAATAGTGGTATCAGCAGCAGGAATGTAGTTGAAGAAATGGACCTCCAAAACTGTCAAGTACAAAATATTTTTGATGTTGCTGCAAGTTCTCCATTGGCTAGCAGCTCCATGGAACTCTGCAGTCAAGAG GAAAATACTTACTTACAAGGTGAGGGCTTAAGTGTTGCTAATTCCGATGTGGAACATCCGCGGAGGGCTCCTCAGGTGGATGAAACATTGTCTCAGAGTGTGACATTGAATCCAGCAAATTATTGCAGCACTGATTCAACAAATATATTCCCGAGTTATGCATTGGATCAACATGGTAAACAGGAATTTGCTCCAGTTGCATTGTTTCATGAGAAATTAAGTTATGCCTCTGACGTGGAAGTTGATAGGAAATTTGTAAGTGAATATCTATCAGGATGTTTGCTATCTGATGATACTACCCCAAGGCAAAAGGATGATGACTCTGTGGAATTTAATGATGCAATGCCACAATTTGAGAGCTTTGATTTTTCTCTTCCATTGGATAGCTCAAGTACTGAAGAAAGTAAGTTTGGGAGCATTCATGATTCCAGACAATTTGGTACATTTAATTCTAATACCTCTAATAAATATAAGATGAGCACAGTAAGTGGCATGCATCAGCTATTGGCAACTATGTCAGGGAAAGCTGCAAACTGTTTGTTTAATGATGATGGAAGACAACACAGTGAAAGTATTGATGGCAGAATAACAGATATTTTTGGTTCAAGTGGATTGGGACATAAGGCTTCTTTCATTACTTCTGATGTTGTAGCCTCATGTTCCTCAAATGCTGCAAACAAACAGGATAATGGTGAAACTCCATTGACCCCTTCTGTTGAAAAGTATTGTCAGGGGAAACTTTCAGAAAAAAATGGATCTGTTTCACAGCATATGGGTTCAATTCCTGAGCTTTTGTGCTTCCGAATTGATGAAGACAGTGACATTGCAGAAGAAAATGATTACCGAGAGATATTACGTGGATCTGTAGGCAACCAGGGGCAATCTGGAAGAGAAGCTCTTCAGGATATCACTGGACTATGTCAAGGCATTGGGAATTCTACCTCTTATTCGATAGGTATGATTGTGGATACAGGTGACACAGACATGACTGTAGAAACTTGCAGCAGCGAACTCAATCATCATCCAGATCTTaggaatgatggtgataacaagaaGCCTAAAGAAAGTTGTGCGTCTTTATTAAAAAAAggagggaaaatgtctcattccCTCCATAACAGATTAAGCAAGAGAGAAACAAGACAGAGTGAAGCAAATCCTGGCAAGCGCTCTAAGCCTAGCAATATTGTTGCTAATGTGGCATCTTTTATACCTCTTGTGAAGCCAAAGGTGCAACCAACAGTATGCG TGAAAAAAGATGTTAGAGTGAAGGCACTTGAGGCAGCTGAAGCTGCAAAACGTCTTGaagaaaagaaacaaaatgAACGAGAAATACGCAAAGCAGCAGCAAAATTAGAGCGTGAGAAACTGAAGCAAGAGAAAGAACTAAAGCAAAAACAGGAAGAGGAACAGAAGAAGAAAAGAGGTGCCGATGTGGCAACAAGGAAGAGGCAGAGGGATGAGGAGGAAAGGAGGGAAAAGGAGAGAAAAAAGAAATGCATTGAAGAAGCTCGAAAACAACAGAAGCGACCTATGGAAAGAAAGCATGCCAACACTGGGAAAGAAGCTCATCCAGAAGCTCAT GATAATAAGGAGCTGCAGAAGAATTTGGCTGAAGCGGTGAGAGTCCCAGTAAAATTTGATGAAATGACAGGTCTTGGAGGAAAGGCCACTAACAGTAACAATGAAATGGTTGTGATAACCGATGAGAGGCcagcaatttttggatctcattgTCAGGAAAATATCCCAAACAGTATTGAGGAG TCATACATAATGACTCCATATAAGGATTCTGATGATGAGGATGATGATTTTGAACATAAAGAAGAATCAAGGCGTAGAAGGAAATTGGTTCCTTCATGGGCTCG GGGAGAAAACTTGGAAAACAtcttattatccaattatgtttTGGATGCTAGAAAAATCTTTGCACGAAAATGCTTCTCTAATCTCTCTGAAA CTTGTCCTGTCCAGATTCCACAACGTGGGTTCAGATGA